A DNA window from Xiphias gladius isolate SHS-SW01 ecotype Sanya breed wild chromosome 3, ASM1685928v1, whole genome shotgun sequence contains the following coding sequences:
- the LOC120784100 gene encoding uncharacterized protein DDB_G0271670-like gives MVFVGHGCGSPQGPYLVHGEQKREGPLTECGGSSTLRDYPTDLGGKPQQQQQQSSSSSSSSSSSSSSSSSSSSSSSSSSSSSSSSSSSSSSSSSSSSSSSSSSSSSSSSSSSSSSSSSSSSSSSSSSSSSSSSSSSSSSSSSSSSSSSSSSSSSSSSSSSSSSSSSSSSSSSSSSSSSSSSSSSSSSSSSSSSSSSSSSSSSSSSSSSSSSSSSSSSSSSSSSSSSSSSSSSSSSSSSSSSSSSSSSSSSSSSSSSSSSSSSSSSSSSSSSSSSSSSSSSSSSSSSSSSSSSSSSSSSSSSSSSSSSSSSSSSSSSSSSSSSSSSSSSSSSSSSSSSSSSSSSSSSSSSSSSSSSSSTAAAAAAAAAAAAAAAAAAG, from the exons ATGGTTTTCGTGGGGCATGGCTGTGGCTCGCCGCAGGGGCCGTACCTGGTGCACGGGGAGCAGAAGCGGGAAGGGCCTCTGACAGAGTGCGGTGGGAGCAGCACTCTCCGGGACTATCCGACCGACCTGGGGGGAAagccccagcagcagcagcagcag agcagcagcagcagcagcagcagcagcagcagcagcagcagcagcagcagcagcagcagcagcagcagcagcagcagcagcagcagcagcagcagcagcagcagcagcagcagcagcagcagcagcagcagcagcagcagcagcagcagcagcagcagcagcagcagcagcagcagcagcagcagcagcagcagcagcagcagcagcagcagcagcagcagcagcagcagcagcagcagcagcagcagcagcagcagcagcagcagcagcagcagcagcagcagcagcagcagcagcagcagcagcagcagcagcagcagcagcagcagcagcagcagcagcagcagcagcagcagcagcagcagcagcagcagcagcagcagcagcagcagcagcagcagcagcagcagcagcagcagcagcagcagcagcagcagcagcagcagcagcagcagcagcagcagcagcagcagcagcagcagcagcagcagcagcagcagcagcagcagcagcagcagcagcagcagcagcagcagcagcagcagcagcagcagcagcagcagcagcagcagcagcagcagcagcagcagcagcagcagcagcagcagcagcagcagcagcagcagcagcagcagcagcagcagcagcagcagcagcagcagcagcagcagcagcagcagcagcagcagcagcagcagcagcagcagcagcagcagcagcagcagcagcagcagcagcagcagcagcagcagcagcagcagcagcagcagcagcagcagcagcagcagcagcagcagcagcagcagcagcagcagcagcagcagcagcagcagcagcagcagcagcagcagcagcagcagcagcagcagcagcagcagcagcagcagcagcagcagcagcagcagcagcagca cagcagcagcagcagcagcagcagcagcagcagcagcagcagcagcagcagcagca GGCTAA
- the arl5c gene encoding putative ADP-ribosylation factor-like protein 5C yields the protein MGFLLTKMMAVFGDREHKVIIVGLDNAGKTTILYQLVTKEAVHTSPTIGSNVEEVTVRNTRFLAWDVGGQENLRASWYSYYCNTEIVILVVDSTDRERLTLTKEELHRMLAHEDLQSAAILILANKQDVKGSMTAAEISQCLTLDSITTHSWHVQACCALTGEGLPASLDWMRSRVVPN from the exons ATGGGATTCCTGCTGACCAAGATGATGGCTGTGTTCGGGGACAGAG AGCACAAAGTCATCATTGTGGGTTTGGACAACGCCGGGAAGACGACCATCCTCTACCAGCT tGTGACAAAGGAAGCCGTCCACACGTCACCGACCATTGGCAGCAACGTTGAGGAGGTCACCGTACGGAACACGCGCTTCTTGGCGTGGGATGTCGGAGGGCAGGAGAACCTTCGAGCCAGCTGGTACTCGTACTACTGCAACACAGAG ATCGTCATCCTGGTTGTGGACAGCACCGACCGGGAACGCCTGACTCTGACCAAAGAAGAGCTGCACCGGATGCTCGCGCATGAG GACCTGCAGAGCGCCGCCATTCTCATTCTGGCCAACAAACAGGACGTGAAGGGCTCGATGACGGCGGCAGAGATCTCCCAGTGCCTCACACTCGACTCCATCACCACACACTCGTGGCATGTCCAAGCCTGCTGCGCCCTGACGGGAGAGGG TCTACCTGCCAGTCTGGACTGGATGAGGTCGCGGGTTGTACCAAACTAA